In Camelina sativa cultivar DH55 chromosome 17, Cs, whole genome shotgun sequence, the genomic stretch CGAATCATTCCCATAGAAGACTTGGGAGTTCTTCAGAGACTCTTTGTCGTGCAAAGCTAACGTTGAAGGAACATACTTTGCTAAGGGCTTTACATGCAGAAGGAATCGTGCTGAAAAGGGTAAGGcagatccttcttcttcagcatcttgTGCATCAGCCATACCTTCAGCCTCGCCTTCACTTTCTCCCTTGTTATTGGGATCCATATCATCCTCCGGATCTTCACCACCACCAGACTCCGTTCCAGAAACATCACCGTTCTCATATGCATTTCTGCTGTCCTCTGATGATCTTGCAGCGTTTTCGTCACCTTCAGCATCATTCTCAGCCCCTGTCTCCAGACAACTTGGTTCATCTTCTCTAATTCTCTCTCGGCTTAAGCTATTACCAGCGTTATCATTCGCTTTGCTAGTGGCCTCCAAACCACTTTTTGCATAAACTGCAAAATTATCTTCCTCAAAGTCTCCATTAGGAGATAGTTcaccttcttctctttcaacttTGGATTTCCCCGCTAACTCTTGATTACTTGTTATTTCTACTGAGATCCCATTTGTCAATACTTTCTTGTTACCGACCTGTGAGACATATAGTATATCAGTACTACCTCTTGGTAAAGACAGGACGAATAgtgttatattaaaatttaacaccTGTTTCATATCAAGTACCTAAGCACAAAAACGTAAACAATGGAGGACATTGTTCCAGAACAACAAAAAACCattcacaaaattataaacaGAATCATCTACTTAAACAGTTTCACATCAAGATCTATAAGATGATGAAGCCAAAAATGCTTTAATACAACTATACCTCTACTTTTGGCCCATTTCCATCATTCATCTTCAACTCCAACTCTATTCCACGGGTCATACCACTAGGCTTCAGATTGTTATTGCAATGCCCTGACAGAGTAAGAGGAAACTATTCATCAATTggacaaagaaaatgaaaattttcaagaGAACTTGTAAGCAAGATTTCAAGGTGTTACCAGCCATGTGTACTATATTGTTTCCTCCATTACTTTGGTCTAATAATCCATCTACACAGAGAGCAGTTGAATCTTGTACACATTCAATAGAAACGGCTTTGCTTTCAGGCCTTTCATCAGGTGTAGCTACATTCTTCTCCATTTTATCATACTGAGCAGTCTCACATAAGCCATCTGAGGTCCTACCAGCTGTGCTGTCCCTATCTGGATTACTGCTTTGCCCCAACTGATTACGTTCATTAATTTTTCGAGATGCCTTCGAGCGTTTAGAGTCAGCAATACTATTGCACTTCTGAGGACTTCCCTCACTCTCTCCAGCACTTGCACAACCACTTTTTACATTCTGGTTTGTGGACTTGACAACGTCTTCTCGGTCTTCAGCACCTTGAGGGCGAGAAGGAACACCAAATATTTGTTCCACGAAATTTGTCCAAATCTTCATTACCTTTTCTAACTGTTCGGTAGAGCACATTTCTGCACATGAATACTTGATCAGCTGGTAAAGATCTTCATGAAGATCAGAATCTGGATAATCAAACTCCATATTTGGGGAAATGGATAGTCTATTTCCGGCTGCAAGTGCAAGAAGTGAATCATCTTCTCGCTTCTTTTCAGTAGTCTCTTTTATCTCTGCCAACAATGCTGCAGAAAATATAGTACACAATGTCACTTCACAGCCTGATATGATAGAATAATGTGCGCAGAGTAATAGGTTATGGACAAACCTTTCATGCTCAGATTCTTTGAATCCTGCTGTTTGAAGTAGAAACTTCGATGATCAAGCGACTTGTAATAGTTCTTCGCATATATGTCAGCCCAGACTTTATCAAAATCAGAGCGACACCTTACCCATTCTTCTTGCTTCTGTTTCAAACGTGTTAGGATAACAGGTAAAGCTAGAGACACGTTCTTCCTTAACACATCCATCACATCTAACCCGTGATCACCATATAACCGTTCTATACATCTTATGTTTAGAGCTACAAAGACAGTAACAAAGCAGtccatcataaataaataaaaaacacagcTCAGCTACTAGTGTTTTAACAAAGCAAACGATGCTGCTTTCTGTTTTACACCAGCTTATATTACCTGTGAGATGATCCTCGACACGGATTGGGCTGTTGGTTTTCAGTTCGTTACTGTTAATCTTTGCCAATACTTCTTCCACATGCTTCGTAGTTGAATTCACCGATTCTAATAGCATGTCAAGTTCGAAcctaaaacaaaagagagaaatatattcacacaaataccaaaaataatgaCTCAAAATTTGACCAACAAATTGGCTCATAATAACAGGACAGTAATCATAGTTTATGAAAAGTATGAAATACAGGGTTCCCTATCCGTTACTGTCCACCATTAGAAGTAAATGAACCAACCTGTCATCCTCACATTTGAAGAGGCTCTCTTCATACTGGTTCTTGCGCATGTGGCTAAATGAATAATCTTCACTTCCTGATGTGACGGAGACCCAGTGATCATTAAGAACCTGTTTACCAAGCTCCGTCTTCTGGCTTGCAATGGAAATTGGGTACTGCAGAGAccgaaatatatatacattagactaatgaaacaaaagatgatCCGAAGAAAAGCAGATCCACACATGACAAGCAGCAGCCACATACACTTTTTGGAAGTAATCGATAACTAGGAGTGCATTGTTCACAATTCGAGAGATCTAGTTCACTGATCGGCTTTGCCCATTTCTGACTTGCTGCTGCTTTTTCAAGCCTCTCCTTCTCATGATCTTTGTCCCTAAACCCTTCATCTCTCTTATGTTCTTGGTCTCTATCATTGTCCAGTGGCGGTTGAGGATATTTGCCTTCACTCCACAAGGATTCTGCAATATAGTTATGaatagatttgttttcttttcagcACTAGAAATAGATATATCTGGAAAGAAGATCAGACATAATAGTGGAGTTGTGTAGTTCACTACTAGTaaatacttaaaatatatatggctTGGTCACTCAGCATCAGATTCATGTAACCTTGCATAAGGTAAGTAGACTTACTCTTAGTTAGAATACCAGAAAGCAGTCCTTCTGCAAGAAGATTAAAAAGATTAAGTATCTGTCCTCTTATCTGAAATCAAAGAATGTGTAGGACGAGAAAATTTCGTAGTTACCATTCTTTTCACAATGCACCAAAAACTCTATAAAGGAATCCATGAGGTCAGGATATACTCCAATTAAATTTCCTACCTGATACAAGCACAAATGTTCATGAATTATTGCAAACAAATATCACACTCACACTGAAAATCTAAGGAATTGATATATGCATATACCAAAGATTGCAATTCTGGTCGGCTGATTATTTCTTTTGAGAAGAGATTAAGACAACGTAAGAACTCCTGGTACTCTGAGGCATTAAGCTTTTCCTTTACTCTATCGACAATAGCTATGTCTTGACCATAACCTGACATcacataagaaaattttaagtAAACATGTAATAGCTAACAAGAAATTCATTAATTATCATCTTTCAAATAAGTTGTCATAAAACGAGAACTCACTTTTCATGGCACCTTTTTCATCATAAGTAGATGAACTAGGAACCGCTCCAGAAATTTTCTTTCCTTCCCTGACATGATTTGAAATTTCAGCAGAATCATCACCTCTAATATACACTTTTTGCTTGTTGTTGAGAAACTGCACTTTTTTGCTATCAGTTTGGAAATCTCTGGCATCTCTATGCtcattttctttgttataaCCTCTCACgtattctttattttctttcttcatagGTCTCTCTCGGTCCAGGTCAACATGTTCAGTACTATAGTCATGGTCAGGATGTGGAGTAATGATCCGGTCCTTCTACAACAAAGCCACAAACAAATGAATGTTCAATAAAAGATTTAGACATATTGAAACATTGTATTTCTCGGAAAATAGATGTCTGGAGAAGAACCTTATCAGGAAGAGAAATCCCTCTGTCACGAACTGAAGTTTTAACAGATTGAATAGTGGCTGTTGCTGAAGTATCAGGTAGAAAATGAGTAAACTCCACTAGTAAATCTGTATGATCTCGAAATAGGACCGCAACCTGAGATAGACATGTAAAACTAAGTAACAAATAGCAACAAAAAGATACACATAACAGTATCAATGAGCGTACCTCCTGGTAGACCTCAGTGATAGACTTGCTATCCTTTCTGTACAAGTTTAAAATGTCTAAAAATGATTTGTATACACGATCATCGCCCTGAAACCTTGCCTGCAAATGATTTAAGATTTCTAAGAGggtaagaaaaaggaaaaaagcagTAACGTTCCATGGACAGTTTATCACTCTACATAAACATATCTACTACCTTAATCTTGTTCACGAAACTAATTGCTTCCTCAAACTCAACGCGTTTCTTCAGTGGAGGTTGTCCATCCTCGGGTTGAAGTGTGATCTCAAAACCCTTTGGTAAAAAGGTATTGAAACCCAAAATCAATTCTTGGTGCCCTTTAAAAAGTTCTTTAACCCTTGTTATGACACCAGCTGTATCAActctacaaaagaaaaaaacacaaattagcAAACAGTTCTCAGATACCATGAACTAAACATaacagaaagagaaaagaaagaaacgtatACCTTTGAGATTTAAAGTTCTTCATGACTTCGAGAAACTCGTCATATTTGTCACGTTGATCCTGAAATTTATCCTTGACAGCTTTAAGGTATGCAAGCGCATCATTAGTAGTAAGCTTCTGTGCACTTCCTCCTCCAACCATGGTTTAAAGTTGAAACAAAGCTTCATTACCATCAAACacagatcaaattaaagtcagtcaacatctaaaaaaaaaagactttaacaacgtttctccaaaaaaaaaaaaaaaaaaaataggattgAATCCTTgaacaaaccctaaaacccatGTGCTCACATAAGCTCATTATTATTTGGTCTTTCAAAGTCTTAACATAAAACTAAATCAGATGAAACATTTAGCATCAAACTGATGAGAttaagagacaaaaaaaaaaaagctaaaacacTTCTCCATGGGACAGAACAAAGAACAGTCTTTAAATTTGGGAGATTCACTTGaatttggtctctctctctctctctcttcatccaCAAATCACATCCTAAATAACACGCGAAATCAAATCACGTATAACGAATCGAACTTGAATTCATCTGAAACAAGGCAGTAGCTGCAGATCTAGCAactacataaaagaaaacaatttttcgaAGAAAAATACGAAAACGGACCAGAAGAAATCGATCTTAACTTAACCCTCAGAGATTATTTCACATTCACTTGACgattattaaaattgtaatgccccccaaaaaaaaaaaaatgaaaatagaaaggataaaaaaaaagcgaaagatgaagatcatcgtttaccgaagaagaagaagcttcctcCTCCTTTATTACTAATCCCACGAAACAGCTGAGAAGACAAAAGCTATTCAACAATTTTCAGACACAGGACTCACTGAGCAAAcgagtttttatgtttttattgaaggaaagaaagatttgagatttttcttaaaaggtcttcttcttcttcataagttcaattaaaaatacattttctttCTCGTTCGCttgtatttttattgtttgttaaaaataaaataaaataaaaatccttttctttttaatgtttattaaaGTTTGTATTTTCCTGTTTATTATAATACatcattgttattttttttttttttggttatatgatttttgGAGAGTTATAActtatcttctccttcttgGAAATTTTTTAACCTCCTTAGTTATGTTATgtgcaaaaataaattattaaatgatttttgtaacttaaaaatggttaaaagtattaaatagatttttttcctaagtaatttatactttatataaaattattaaaactataaatgtttagggatggacaaaaaaaaaatgtaaccaaatttttttatttacatcgGATTTAAATTACATGATATGTTTGGCTAGCATTACTAATAGAAGATTGGTTAAACTCTAACTTGTGTAGAAAGCAGAAATCGTAAAATCGATCATATTGTTCacctttcaaaattaaaattgaatatttttctaaatgCATAATGATCTTTCCGTAGAcccaaaaactttgtttttgctGCTGGGTTGATAGGCGTAAAACAACCCCATAGTCAATTCATATGTAAGCATGGAAATAACTAAATGATGGtaaattagaattttgatactgactaaaattatttataaggAAAAGAAAGCTGCATATAAAtcactatattaaaaaaaaaaaaaccatctagTATATTATCTCtaacttataaaaaaactaCTTATATGTGTAATCTCTCTATCACCACGAATTTGGGCTTGTAACAGAATCAGACGAGTCACTATCTGATTTAGCATCAGGCATAAAATGAGTAAACTCCGCAAGCAAATCCTTATGATCCCGAAATAAGATAGAAACCtgagataaaaatataaaaactaagtaaaaaaattagCAATAAGAAACATACTTAAATTAGTATATCAATCAATGAGCCTATAGCTACCTCATAGTAGACCTCGGTCGAGGACTTTTCCTCCTTTCTGTAGCTTTTTACAATGTCTATAAGTGATCTGTATGGACGATCATCTTCTTGAAACCTCCTCTgcaaatgaaatgaaaatattaatccAAGGAGCGTAGGAAAGGGATCAAAATCAGTAAGAGAGTTTAGCACATCAGATATCTTACCTTAACCTTGCTAACAAATTTAATTGCGTCCATAAAATTAACGGATGGCTTTGGTGGATGTTGTCCATCCTCAGGTTCGAGTGTCATCTTTAAACCCTTTGGCATGAAGGTATTGAAACCCACTAGTAACTCTTGGTGTCCTTTGAAGAGTTCTTTTAACCTTCTTATGACACCTAAAAAATCCACTctacaatggaaaaaaaaaaaaacacacacaattaGGCAATATCACTGATATTATATCAGTTCTTAGAAACCATTGGAGTATTAATTTATCCGGACCAAGGCCCAAACCAAAACATATTATAAAGTAGAACTATATATACCTCCGGCAACTATAATCCGTCAGGATCTCGAGAAATTCGTCATATTTTTCACATTGATACCGAAATGTATACTTCACGGTTTTAAGGTATGCAAGCGCGCTACATGAAGATGGCTTGCTTTCACCTCCAACCATGGCTTGAAGTTGAACCGAGCTTCATTGtccaaagagagagaggggtaACCAAAAGAAAGGTGGAACATTATAATAAGCATCAAACTGAATCATTCAAAGTCGTCTTTTAACATCTCAAAAGAGGGTTTAACGTTTCTTTAAGGATTGGGTCCTTAAACAAACCCACCAAAGTCCTAACAGCAGAAACAATTTTACTCGAGGAAATTTTTGGCATTCAAACTGATGGGACTAAGAAATAATAAGCTTATACTTCTCATAAGTCATAAAAAGCGAATTCTCAAAAACTAATTCTCAAGGACCCACATGGAACCGAAACTACACGTGTGAAGCAATCAATTCAAACAGAGCAAACCAATCAAACAATGGATTAGTAGATATGTAATAATCTCATcctcaaaccaaaaaagaaaaagaaaagaatagcTATGGGATTTAGATATTTTTCTATTGggaagaaat encodes the following:
- the LOC104756798 gene encoding paired amphipathic helix protein Sin3-like 3, with translation MVGGGSAQKLTTNDALAYLKAVKDKFQDQRDKYDEFLEVMKNFKSQRVDTAGVITRVKELFKGHQELILGFNTFLPKGFEITLQPEDGQPPLKKRVEFEEAISFVNKIKARFQGDDRVYKSFLDILNLYRKDSKSITEVYQEVAVLFRDHTDLLVEFTHFLPDTSATATIQSVKTSVRDRGISLPDKKDRIITPHPDHDYSTEHVDLDRERPMKKENKEYVRGYNKENEHRDARDFQTDSKKVQFLNNKQKVYIRGDDSAEISNHVREGKKISGAVPSSSTYDEKGAMKSYGQDIAIVDRVKEKLNASEYQEFLRCLNLFSKEIISRPELQSLVGNLIGVYPDLMDSFIEFLVHCEKNEGLLSGILTKKSLWSEGKYPQPPLDNDRDQEHKRDEGFRDKDHEKERLEKAAASQKWAKPISELDLSNCEQCTPSYRLLPKSYPISIASQKTELGKQVLNDHWVSVTSGSEDYSFSHMRKNQYEESLFKCEDDRFELDMLLESVNSTTKHVEEVLAKINSNELKTNSPIRVEDHLTALNIRCIERLYGDHGLDVMDVLRKNVSLALPVILTRLKQKQEEWVRCRSDFDKVWADIYAKNYYKSLDHRSFYFKQQDSKNLSMKALLAEIKETTEKKREDDSLLALAAGNRLSISPNMEFDYPDSDLHEDLYQLIKYSCAEMCSTEQLEKVMKIWTNFVEQIFGVPSRPQGAEDREDVVKSTNQNVKSGCASAGESEGSPQKCNSIADSKRSKASRKINERNQLGQSSNPDRDSTAGRTSDGLCETAQYDKMEKNVATPDERPESKAVSIECVQDSTALCVDGLLDQSNGGNNIVHMAGHCNNNLKPSGMTRGIELELKMNDGNGPKVEVGNKKVLTNGISVEITSNQELAGKSKVEREEGELSPNGDFEEDNFAVYAKSGLEATSKANDNAGNSLSRERIREDEPSCLETGAENDAEGDENAARSSEDSRNAYENGDVSGTESGGGEDPEDDMDPNNKGESEGEAEGMADAQDAEEEGSALPFSARFLLHVKPLAKYVPSTLALHDKESLKNSQVFYGNDSFYVLFRLHRMLYERILSAKVNSSSPDGKWKTSNTKNPTDSYARFMTALYNLLDGTSENAKFEDDCRAIIGTQSYVLFTLDKLIHKFIKHLQGVAADEMDNKLLQLYAYEKSRKPETIFDAVYYDNARVLLPDENIYRIECKLATPAKLSIQLMCNGLDKPDVTSVSIDPTFAAYLHNDFLSIQWNARENHRIYLNRNKRKIGGEDEQLYSTDGVKIKNGLECKIACSSSKVSYVLETEDLLVRVKKRRKTLNQNQDSISNCCLIRQKRLQRYQRLVTSL
- the LOC104759402 gene encoding paired amphipathic helix protein Sin3-like 4, translating into MVGGESKPSSCSALAYLKTVKYTFRYQCEKYDEFLEILTDYSCRRVDFLGVIRRLKELFKGHQELLVGFNTFMPKGLKMTLEPEDGQHPPKPSVNFMDAIKFVSKVKRRFQEDDRPYRSLIDIVKSYRKEEKSSTEVYYEVSILFRDHKDLLAEFTHFMPDAKSDSDSSDSVTSPNSW